The window GGCTGGGAGGCACCACCCTCCATGACGACGGCGCCGACGTAGTCGTTCTTGAACACGCGGAAGGTGGTGTCCTTGAAGAACTCGGTGCACTCGGTGATCTCGATGTCGAAGCGCAGGTCCGGCTTGTCGGAGCCGAAGCGACGCATGGACTCGGCGTAGGTGATGCGCGGGATCGGGGTGGTGATCTCGTAGCCGATGAGCTTCCACAGCTCGACGAGGATCTCCTCGGCCAGGGCGATGACGTCGTCCTGGTCGACGAAGCTCATCTCGACGTCCAGCTGGGTGAACTCCGGCTGGCGGTCGGCGCGGAAGTCCTCGTCGCGGTAGCAGCGGGCGATCTGGTAGTAGCGCTCCATGCCGGCGACCATGAGCAGCTGCTTGAACAGCTGCGGGGACTGCGGCAGGGCGTAGAAGGAGCCCGGCTTGAGGCGTGCCGGCACGAGGAAATCACGCGCGCCCTCCGGGGTGGAGCGGGTCAGCGTCGGGGTCTCGATCTCGGTGAAGTCGTGGTTGTCCAGGACGCGACGGGCGGCACGGTTGGCCTCGGAGCGCAGGCGCAGGGCCTGTGCCTGGCGGTCGCGGCGCAGATCCAGGTAGCGGTACTTGAGGCGGGTCTCCTCGCCGACCTCGCCGCCCTGGGAGGAGTCGTCGATCTGGAACGGCAGGGCCGCGGCCTCGTTGAGGACGGTGAGCTCGGTGACGTTGAGCTCGATGTCGCCGGAGGCCAGGTTCGGGTTCTCGGAGCCCTCCGGGCGCGGCTCGACGACGCCGGTCACCTGGATGCAGTACTCGGAACGCAGGTCGTGGGCGCGCTCGGCGACCTCGGACTCACGGAAGACGACCTGGGCGAGGCCGGAGCGGTCACGCAGATCGATGAAGATGACTCCTCCGTGGTCGCGGCGGCGGGCCACCCAGCCCGTCAGGGTCACGGTCTGGCCAGCGGATTCTTTGCGGAGGTCGCCCGCGAGGTGAGTGCGCAGCACGTTCGTTCTACGTCCTTCCAGGATGTGTCACAGAAATGGTCGGCAACTGCCCCCGCTCGGCGGGCAGTCGTGTTCTCCGGGGAAGTGTACCCCGCCCCGAAACCGACCGGTCCACTCCCCCACGGGCACGTGTGATCTATGGCATTATCAACACATGACCTTCCGTAAAGACGCCAACGTCACTGGTGGTCGCCGAGCCACCACGGGCGGCAGTGGCGGACGCATCGCCGCCGGCGGCGGTATCGGCTCCCTTCTGCTCATCGGGCTGTTCCTCCTGATGGGTGGAAACCCCTCCGACATCGGCGGCATGCTCGGTGGCGGACAGTCGGGCGGTGGCCCCGAGAGCACCCTCGAGCACTGCAACACCCCCGAGGACGGAAACAAGCACGCGGACTGCCGCGTCGACTTCACCGCCCAGTCGGTGGACCAGATGTGGGCGACGATGCTGCCCCAACAGGCCGGCATCGAGTACCGCGAGCCGGGCCGTGTCGTGTTCGAGAACGTGGTCGCCTCCGGGTGCGGCCAGGCCACCTCGGCCACCGGCCCCTTCTACTGCCCGGCCGACCAGTCGGCCTACTTCGACGTGTCCTTCTTCGACCAGCTCAACCGCATCGGCGGCACCAACTCCCCGCTGGCGCAGATGTACATCGTGGCCCACGAGTTCGGCCACCACATCCAGCAGCTGGAGGGCACCCTGTCCCTGTCCAACTACAACGACCCCGGCGAGGACTCCAACGCCGTGAAGATCGAGCTGCAGGCCGACTGCTACGCCGGCATCTGGGTCGCCCACGCCGACAAGGGCGAGAACGCCATGCTGGAGCCGATCACCCGCGAGCAGGTGGCCGGCGCCATCGACACCGCGCGTGCCGTGGGTGACGACAACATCCAGAAGCGCTCCGGCGGCGAGGTGCGCCCGGACCTGTGGACCCACGGTTCCTCCGAGCAGCGCCAGAACGCCTTCCTCACCGGCTACAACGAGGGCACCATGGCCGCCTGCGACACCCTGGAGCGCGGCGTGTACCGCTAGGTGCCCCCGCTTCTCGACGCCCCCTGCACCCCGAACTCACACCGTGAGTTCGGGGTGCAGGTCCTTGGCCATGATGGTGCGGGCGCCGCGGGCGGCCAGGGAGGAGACGACCCACGCCCCCAGGCCGACGCCGAGGAGGACGACCACGGCCTGCCCGGCGCGGTGGTCGGCGCTCCCCCACCCACCGATGATGGTGTGGCGGAAGAGGTTGACGCTGAAGGTCATGGGGTCCCAGGTGTGCACCCACCGGAGGAGGGCGGGCTGGGTCTCCGCGGGATAGAGCCCGCCGGAGGACACCAGCTGCAGGCCCATGAGGATGAGGTTGACCACACGCCCGGCGGTGGCTCCCACGACGGCGTTGACGGCCTGGGTCACGGCCACGAACACCGCGGACACGCCCCACAGGGCGAACAGGAGCATCACCGGGTGGGCGACGTCGATGCGGATGAGCTGCGTGAGCACGACCCACACGAGCAGGGCCTGACCGGTGCCGACCACGAGGCCGGGCAGGTAGCTGGCCAGCACGGCACGGAAGGGGGCTGTGCCGGAGTCGACGGCGCGGCGCTGCAGCGGGTGGAGCACCATCCACATGACGGTCGCCCCCATGAACATGGCCAGGCTGAGGAAGAAGGGGGCGAGTCCGGTGCCGAAGGTGGTCATGTCGTGGGCCGTCAGTTCGCGGGTGACCGGTGTCGCGGCGGAGCGGGAACCCGCGTCCAGGGAGTCCCCCTCCCAGCGCGGGACGTCCTCGGCGGCCCCGCGCAGGCGGAGGCTGAGCTCCCCGGCGCCGGCGTCGAGTTCGCCCAGGCCGCTGTTCAGCGTCCGGGAGCCGGCGTCCAGTTCCACCAGTCCGTCGCGCAGGGCGGAAGCCCCGATGGTGAGCTGGGTGCTGCCCTCGGCGAGTCGGCTGGTGCCGTCGGCCAGCGAACGGGTACCGATGACCAGCTGGGTCGACCCGTCCTGGAGCTGGCGCAGCCCCTCGGCCAGCTCCTGTGAGGCGGTGGCGGCGTTGTCCACGCCGCTGCGGTACCCCGAGTCCGGGTCGGAGAGCTGGGTGGCGATCTGCCGGGCGCCCTCCTGGAGCGCGGTGAGCTGCCCCGCGGTCTCTGCACCGATGCCCTGTTCCCGGACCTGGGCCGCAGCCTGATCGACCTGGTCGGCCAGGCCGACGGCGGCGGGGAGGCCCGACTGGCGCAACTGGGTGGACACGGTGATCAGCGGGGCGAGCACGTTGTCCTGCAGTGCGGTCGCCGAGGCTGCGACGCCGCCCACGGCGTCGACACCCGCGGAGACCTGACGGGCCCCGGCGGCCAGTTGGTCGGTGGCGGCCTGCAGCTGGCCGAGGCCGTCGGCGAGGCGGGCGGAGCCGTCGGTGGCGGTCGCCAGGCCGGCGTCGAGACGCTCGGCGCCGTCGGCGAGA of the Corynebacterium humireducens NBRC 106098 = DSM 45392 genome contains:
- the aspS gene encoding aspartate--tRNA ligase, which translates into the protein MLRTHLAGDLRKESAGQTVTLTGWVARRRDHGGVIFIDLRDRSGLAQVVFRESEVAERAHDLRSEYCIQVTGVVEPRPEGSENPNLASGDIELNVTELTVLNEAAALPFQIDDSSQGGEVGEETRLKYRYLDLRRDRQAQALRLRSEANRAARRVLDNHDFTEIETPTLTRSTPEGARDFLVPARLKPGSFYALPQSPQLFKQLLMVAGMERYYQIARCYRDEDFRADRQPEFTQLDVEMSFVDQDDVIALAEEILVELWKLIGYEITTPIPRITYAESMRRFGSDKPDLRFDIEITECTEFFKDTTFRVFKNDYVGAVVMEGGASQPRRQLDGWQEWAKQRGAKGLAYILVGEDGELGGPVAKNITDEERAGIAEHVGAKPGDCIFFAAGDAKSSRALLGAARGEIADKLGLIKEGDWAFTWVVDAPLFEPAADATASGDVALGSSAWTAVHHAFTSPKPEWKDTFDETPGEATAYAYDIVCNGNEIGGGSIRIHERDVQERVFNVMGIAPEEAQEKFGFLLDAFAFGAPPHGGIAFGWDRIVSLLGGFDSIRDVIAFPKSGGGVDPLTEAPAPITAQQRKEAGIDAKPAKPAQQGGKPAPEKGEKA
- the ypfJ gene encoding KPN_02809 family neutral zinc metallopeptidase — protein: MTFRKDANVTGGRRATTGGSGGRIAAGGGIGSLLLIGLFLLMGGNPSDIGGMLGGGQSGGGPESTLEHCNTPEDGNKHADCRVDFTAQSVDQMWATMLPQQAGIEYREPGRVVFENVVASGCGQATSATGPFYCPADQSAYFDVSFFDQLNRIGGTNSPLAQMYIVAHEFGHHIQQLEGTLSLSNYNDPGEDSNAVKIELQADCYAGIWVAHADKGENAMLEPITREQVAGAIDTARAVGDDNIQKRSGGEVRPDLWTHGSSEQRQNAFLTGYNEGTMAACDTLERGVYR
- a CDS encoding YhgE/Pip family protein, which produces MSLLHIGTELRRFRRGTLPPLALVVIMCLPLIFGGLFVWAYQDPVGHLDRLPVALVNSDDGEIGGEIADALVDAEAVDLHLVPAEEARDGVSDGSYYFAVEIPRNFSHAVTSLDSGAPEQATLNVAFNNTNGLIPTVLGNQITTIMLEEINAQLGEAITNRLLVGYGTIGTGLDQAADGAGQLAEGTGSAASGSARLAAGSDRARAGADDLADGSTRLGQGAGEAADGAALLADGAERLDAGLATATDGSARLADGLGQLQAATDQLAAGARQVSAGVDAVGGVAASATALQDNVLAPLITVSTQLRQSGLPAAVGLADQVDQAAAQVREQGIGAETAGQLTALQEGARQIATQLSDPDSGYRSGVDNAATASQELAEGLRQLQDGSTQLVIGTRSLADGTSRLAEGSTQLTIGASALRDGLVELDAGSRTLNSGLGELDAGAGELSLRLRGAAEDVPRWEGDSLDAGSRSAATPVTRELTAHDMTTFGTGLAPFFLSLAMFMGATVMWMVLHPLQRRAVDSGTAPFRAVLASYLPGLVVGTGQALLVWVVLTQLIRIDVAHPVMLLFALWGVSAVFVAVTQAVNAVVGATAGRVVNLILMGLQLVSSGGLYPAETQPALLRWVHTWDPMTFSVNLFRHTIIGGWGSADHRAGQAVVVLLGVGLGAWVVSSLAARGARTIMAKDLHPELTV